A single window of Gossypium arboreum isolate Shixiya-1 chromosome 13, ASM2569848v2, whole genome shotgun sequence DNA harbors:
- the LOC108464790 gene encoding LOW QUALITY PROTEIN: uncharacterized protein LOC108464790 (The sequence of the model RefSeq protein was modified relative to this genomic sequence to represent the inferred CDS: deleted 1 base in 1 codon) — protein MGTQRLEFGVRVRKLMVISVKICYRSVWNHPFFLGLVCFLMLLYTSFPLLFSALVTASPVLVCTAVLLGTLLSFGSPYIPEINEKEEEEKASHHIPELKTRATEHNTVVERYVGGDDFVEERHVGERWGIVKNAEEKVNLVDNEVGEVEEDDGSVRYKLLVDDDLDSRDIHCENGVIDEVEGSLNDSLVEKKREIQEEILGSEGQLSMVQASDDHHVLTDTVGDRNLEVEDCKLREDLSDEQRDDEFDSLVFSWKYAVDNEDDGDDESLDFGSDGAESSSPDASMADIIPMLDELDPLLGSGAPQPAQFSDNGSDAISKRSHDSNNDEIVESDELENQREEDDDDDDEKDAGDGAKEDKEDESKSAIKWTEDDQKNLMDLGTSELERNQRLDNLIARRRARKNMRLMIEKNLMDVNSANIPLNITPISTTRHNPFEFPYDSYADLGLPPIPASAPTILQPRRNPFDLPYDSSEEKPDLKGDSFQEEFAGFNQRETVPQREAFLRRHESFNVGPASLGFPQQELKWKPYFVPEHLVTEGSSSSSFHRQSSEVSESKLSSVPDTESVSSVVDEEDKSYEQDISQETELVTNEDHVSFHDEQESISSGDVELAGVDQVENRGVHLAVVGITLGDGESQMETESDFPEAGATAHVQFNMTDRIKFSEAGATTHVELNPSDIYPRTGPVDEDFSSRFILSSLSEIDEKISDLTGVGAAGFEPRGHEIKESSISIQPSFEESEFHFTTRVVDDNQHSEPVYDSSPSVEKILSFSSVSSEAQTETSEMGAPSMFVESIDKEPEGHGETREQGTSSFQEMHAASLDLFENEPRVRDLPEISVHDGIYAGSSGFSSTFSDHNVSPVPKSVVEYVSTDAGSSSSDEGLEDSFSKKEDSFIQNQEDLLSLGAEMSLAAEQGMGKILDCLPEEQQHLMNPVEFSEAAPGDWHAVVKEDTLLELYEIHSSSSSEHNLVGGGARPKEEIIQTECCQMHLSNLDASLDVEAHHDKGEELSSTALTHQAMPYNDESSSTEDEYYHITVAQVNPSKANLREVLKTDSEMGQVQPIYSDSKIDCGVDHDMNLEGIPFNSSYQALPSRENPPALEKQLMLSKSTDEPSIDEHDKLEEPSIIAMESTLELDFGNNDVDLLKIPGSEDKLSANYTCMTSESTFPAESPEHSLPMDRDLKEQILNEMESEGSPQDLSEHFNHAAEIYEEDKEIKEINERILSELDTIGDFNLRKTDLPEGSHIANTESAVLPEDTKTKANVDQPVLEARSVEDIDLAFKQLYEGIDVDEVIHPSMIEDPQDQADTNPKLPVVEVRSLEDTCKAFQQSPESNSAELPYSSDI, from the exons ATGGGAACTCAAAGATTGGAATTTGGAGTTAGAGTTAGGAAATTAATGGTGATAtcagttaaaatatgttatagaTCAGTTTGGAATCATCCATTTTTTTTGGGGTTGGTTTGCTTTTTGATGCTTTTGTATACCTCATTTCCTTTGTTATTTTCTGCTTTGGTTACTGCATCTCCTGTTTTGGTCTGCACTGCTGTTTTACTTGGTACACTATTGAGTTTTGGGTCACCATACATACCTGAAATCAatgaaaaggaagaagaagagaaagcTAGCCATCATATTCCAGAATTGAAAACCAGGGCTACTGAGCACAATACTGTTGTGGAGAGATATGTAGGTGGTGATGATTTTGTTGAAGAAAGACATGTAGGGGAGAGGTGGGGTATAGTCAAGAATGCTGAGGAGAAAGTTAATTTGGTCGATAATGAGGTTGGTGAAGTCGAGGAAGATGATGGTTCAGTTCGTTATAAGCTGTTGGTGGATGACGATTTGGATTCTAGGGATATTCATTGTGAGAATGGGGTGATTGATGAGGTAGAGGGATCATTGAATGATTCGTTGGTGGAGAAGAAGAGGGAAATCCAGGAGGAGATTCTAGGAAGTGAAGGCCAGTTGAGTATGGTGCAGGCATCGGATGATCATCATGTTTTGACGGATACAGTAGGAGATAGGAATCTTGAAGTGGAGGATTGCAAACTCAGAGAAGATCTCAGTGATGAACAAAGGGATGATGAATTCGATTCTCTGGTGTTCTCTTGGAAATATGCTGTGGACAATGAGGATGATGGTGATGATGAATCGTTGGATTTTGGTTCTGATGGTGCTGAGAGTTCCTCTCCTGATGCTTCAATGGCTGATATAATTCCGATGCTTGATGAATTGGATCCGCTTTTGGGCTCTGGAGCTCCACAACCAGCTCAGTTTTCTGATAATGGTTCAGATGCCATCTCAAAGAGGTCTCATGATAGTAATAATGATGAAATTGTTGAGTCCGATGAGTTAGAAAACCAAAGGGAGGAAGATGATGATGACGACGATGAGAAGGATGCGGGCGATGGAGCTAAGGAAGATAAAGAGGATGAAAGTAAATCCGCAATCAAATGGACAGAGGATGATCAAAAGAATCTCATGGATTTGGGGACTTCAGAGCTCGAAAGAAACCAACGATTGGATAATCTTATTGCAAGGAGAAGAGCCCGTAAAAACATGAGATTGATGATTGAGAAGAATCTGATGGACGTGAATAGTGCTAATATTCCCTTAAACATTACACCAATTTCTACAACAAGACATAATCCATTTGAATTTCCATATGATTCCTATGCTGACCTAGGGTTACCGCCCATTCCGGCGTCAGCTCCGACTATTTTGCAGCCAAGAAGAAACCCTTTTGATCTTCCTTACGACTCGAGCGAGGAAAAACCTGATCTTAAAGGAGATAGTTTCCAGGAGGAGTTTGCTGGTTTTAATCAAAGGGAAACAGTTCCCCAAAGAGAAGCCTTCTTACGAAGACATGAAAGCTTCAATGTGGGACCAGCATCTTTAGGTTTTCCTCAGCAAGAGCTTAAGTGGAAACCATATTTTGTCCCAGAGCACTTAGTAACTGAAGGATCTAGCTCTTCTTCATTCCATAGGCAGTCAAGTGAAGTTAGTGAGTCGAAGTTGAGTTCTGTTCCTGATACTGAATCAGTGAGTTCAGTTGTGGATGAGGAGGACAAGTCATATGAGCAAGACATTTCTCAAGAAACTGAACTGGTCACAAATGAAGATCATGTTTCTTTCCATGATGAACAAGAGAGCATATCGTCTGGGGATGTTGAGCTTGCAGGTGTTGATCAAGTTGAGAATAGAGGTGTTCACCTTGCTGTGGTTGGGATCACACTCGGAGATGGAGAAAGTCAGATGGAAACAGAATCAGATTTTCCTGAAGCTGGAGCAACTGCTCATGTGCAATTCAATATGACTGACAGAATCAAAT TTTCTGAAGCTGGAGCAACTACTCATGTAGAACTCAATCCAAGTGACATTTATCCCAGAACAGGGCCAGTTGACGAGGATTTTAGCAGTAGGTTCATTTTGTCATCGCTATCAGAAATAGATGAAAAGATATCTGATTTAACTGGAGTAGGAGCTGCAGGTTTTGAACCGAGAGGTcatgaaattaaagaatcttcCATATCCATACAACCATCATTTGAAGAATCAGAATTCCATTTTACAACTAGGGTGGTGGATGATAATCAGCATagtgaacctgtttatgattcaAGTCCATCAGTTGAGAAGATCCTCTCATTTTCATCTGTATCTTCTGAGGCACAAACTGAGACATCTGAAATGGGTGCACCCTCAATGTTTGTTGAGTCAATTGATAAGGAACCTGAAGGGCATGGTGAAACAAGAGAACAGGGTACTTCTAGTTTTCAAGAGATGCATGCAGCATCCTTGGATTTGTTTGAAAACGAACCAAGGGTAAGGGATCTACCAGAGATCAGTGTGCATGATGGTATATATGCTGGTTCATCAGGGTTTTCTTCCACTTTTTCCGATCATAATGTATCACCGGTGCCTAAATCTGTGGTTGAATATGTTTCAACAGATGCAGGCTCGTCATCTTCTGACGAAGGATTGGAGGACAGTTTCTCAAAAAAGGAAGACAGCTTTATCCAGAATCAAGAGGACTTATTGAGCCTTGGTGCAGAGATGAGTCTTGCTGCTGAGCAAGGAATGGGTAAGATTTTGGATTGTTTACCAGAAGAACAACAGCATCTGATGAACCCCGTTGAATTTTCAGAGGCTGCACCAGGAGATTGGCATGCAGTTGTAAAGGAAGACACTCTGCTTGAGCTATATGAAATACATTCGTCAAGTTCATCAGAGCATAACTTAGTAGGGGGTGGTGCTAGGCCCAAGGAAGAAATCATCCAGACTGAATGCTGTCAAATGCATTTGTCAAACTTGGATGCAAGTCTTGATGTTGAAGCCCACCATGATAAGGGTGAGGAATTGTCTTCCACAGCTTTGACTCACCAGGCTATGCCTTACAATGATGAAAGTTCATCCACAGAGGATGAATATTATCACATAACAGTGGCTCAAGTTAACCCTTCAAAGGCTAACCTCAGGGAGGTGCTTAAAACTGACTCTGAAATGGGTCaagttcaaccaatatattcggATTCAAAGATTGATTGTGGTGTTGACCATGATATGAATTTGGAGGGAATTCCTTTTAACTCTAGTTATCAAGCTCTGCCTTCTAGAGAAAACCCACCAGCATTGGAGAAACAGCTGATGCTGTCTAAATCTACGGATGAACCATCCATTGATGAACATGATAAGCTGGAG GAACCATCTATTATTGCAATGGAGTCTACACTGGAATTAGACTTTGGCAACAATGATGTTGATTTACTTAAAATTCCTGGGTCTGAGGACAAACTTTCAGCAAACTACACTTGCATGACTTCGGAATCTACTTTTCCTGCTGAGAGTCCTGAACATTCATTGCCAATGGATCGAGATTTGAAAGAGCAGATCCTAAATGAAATGGAAAGTGAGGGCAGCCCTCAAGATCTATCAGAACACTTTAATCATGCAGCAGAAATATATGAAGAGGATAAAGAGATTAAAGAGATTAATGAAAGAATTCTCTCTGAATTGGATACCATTGGGGACTTCAATCTCAGGAAAACTGATTTACCAGAGGGATCTCATATTGCCAATACGGAATCTGCAGTCTTACCGGAGGATACGAAGACCAAGGCCAATGTTGATCAGCCTGTTCTTGAAGCAAGATCAGTAGAAGATATTGATTTGGCTTTCAAGCAACTTTATGAAGGGATCGATGTTGATGAAGTAATTCATCCAAGTATGATTGAGGACCCACAGGATCAAGCAGATACCAATCCAAAATTACCTGTTGTTGAGGTAAGATCTCTAGAGGATACCTGTAAAGCTTTCCAACAAAGCCCGGAATCTAATTCAGCAGAGCTGCCATATTCTTCAGACATTTGA